Proteins encoded in a region of the Vicia villosa cultivar HV-30 ecotype Madison, WI linkage group LG5, Vvil1.0, whole genome shotgun sequence genome:
- the LOC131607428 gene encoding probable carboxylesterase 12, translating to MDDEIAFDLPPFMKVYKNGRVERLIGEDVVPASLDPTTNVESKDVIISKEDNISVRLFIPKTNYPPTQKLPLFVYFHGGAFCIETPSSPNYHNYLNSVTSLANAIGVSVHYRRAPEHPVPVAHEDSWLALKWVASHVGGKGSDEWLNQYADFDKVFLGGDSAGANIAHYLGVRAGKENLDGVKLEGGVYLHPYFWGVDPIGSESGRGEFVEKVHNLWRFSCPTTTGSDDPLINPAKDPNLGSLGFKRVLVCVAEKDLLKDRGWYYKESLEKIGWGGVVEVVETKDEDHVFHMFKPTCENAADLLNRVVSFIKKA from the coding sequence ATGGACGACGAAATTGCCTTTGATCTACCTCCATTCATGAAAGTATACAAAAACGGTCGTGTTGAGAGACTCATAGGTGAAGACGTTGTTCCCGCATCTCTTGATCCAACCACCAACGTTGAATCTAAAGACGTTATAATCTCCAAAGAAGACAACATATCAGTTAGGCTTTTCATTCCCAAAACCAATTACCCACCGACCCAAAAACTCCCTCTCTTTGTTTACTTCCATGGTGGTGCTTTCTGCATCGAAACCCCTTCTTCGCCTAATTACCATAACTACCTTAACTCTGTCACTTCACTGGCTAACGCAATTGGTGTCTCTGTTCATTACAGAAGAGCACCGGAACACCCTGTTCCTGTCGCTCATGAAGATTCATGGCTTGCACTCAAATGGGTGGCTTCGCATGTTGGTGGAAAGGGTTCCGATGAATGGTTGAATCAGTATGCGGATTTTGATAAAGTGTTCTTAGGAGGTGACAGTGCTGGTGCTAATATTGCACACTATTTGGGTGTTCGGGCTGGGAAGGAAAATCTGGATGGTGTGAAACTTGAAGGGGGTGTTTATCTTCATCCTTATTTTTGGGGTGTGGATCCAATTGGGTCTGAATCGGGTCGAGGTGAGTTTGTCGAAAAGGTTCATAATTTATGGCGATTTTCGTGTCCAACCACGACAGGATCCGATGATCCGTTGATTAATCCGGCTAAGGATCCGAATTTGGGGAGTTTGGGTTTTAAGAGAGTGCTGGTTTGTGTTGCTGAGAAAGATTTGTTGAAGGATAGAGGCTGGTATTATAAAGAGTCGCTTGAGAAAATTGGTTGGGGTGgggttgttgaagttgttgagacaAAAGATGAGGATCATGTTTTTCATATGTTTAAACCAACATGTGAGAATGCTGCGGATTTGCTTAATCGAGTTGTTTCCTTCATCAAAAAGGCttga